In the Synechococcales cyanobacterium T60_A2020_003 genome, ACAGGAAGTTATCGGGATCACCATAGTCTCCTGTCCATCCCAACATAAAGGATTGGAATCCGGGGGGCGTGTTGCGATCGTCCAGATAGGCTCCCCAGTCCTTCGTTTGGAGCGTTACAGTGACACCGATTTCACTCAGTTCGGCAGCAAAGGCTTCTGCAATCGGTTTCGGGTTGGGAAAGTAGGGACGGCTCACGGGCATATACCAAAGTTCTAGCGGGAAACCGTCCGGATAGCCTGCGGCTGCAAGGAGTTGCTTGGCCTTTTCAGGATCGTAGGCGTAGTCTTCTAATCCTGTCGCTTGAAACTCTTTTATCGACGGTGGCGTGAAGTGGGGATCGGTTTCCCCTAGGCCACTCCAGAAGGCTTTGACGATTTCCTCTTTATTGATGGCATGGGCGATCGCCCGTCGCACTTCAATCCCTGCGGGTCGATTCCCCGCCGCTCTGCGGCGTAAAATGCCAGGATGA is a window encoding:
- a CDS encoding ABC transporter substrate-binding protein, with the translated sequence HPGILRRRAAGNRPAGIEVRRAIAHAINKEEIVKAFWSGLGETDPHFTPPSIKEFQATGLEDYAYDPEKAKQLLAAAGYPDGFPLELWYMPVSRPYFPNPKPIAEAFAAELSEIGVTVTLQTKDWGAYLDDRNTPPGFQSFMLGWTGDYGDPDNFLYAHFGPGATSDLGDWKNEKVFELLDQARAEGDMEVRKQLYAEVDRLVFEEAVRLPIIHSQPLLAKRTNIQGWTPSPLGSEPFEEIEKL